One genomic window of Nicotiana sylvestris chromosome 10, ASM39365v2, whole genome shotgun sequence includes the following:
- the LOC138880120 gene encoding uncharacterized protein, with amino-acid sequence MADALRRKLASMGNLAYILVDERSLAFDVQALANQFLSLDVSEPSHVLACTIARSSLIESIRDRQYDDPHLLVLRDTVRHGGAKQVTVRDDGVLRMQGHICVPNVDGLRELILEESHSSQMKRDIVAYVARCLNCQQVMYEHQRPGGLLQQIEILEWKWERITMDFIVGLPLTQRKFDAVWVIVDRLTKSAYFTDSEIYIREIVRLHGVLVYIISD; translated from the exons atggCCGATGCTTTGCGTAGGAAGTTGGCTAGTATGGGTAACCTTGCGTATATTCTAGTCGatgagagatcgcttgcttttgatgttcaggctttggccaatcagtttctGAGTTTGGATGTTTCTGAACCCAGCCATGTtttagcttgcacaatcgctcggTCTTCATTAATTGAGAGTATCAgggatcggcagtatgatgaccctcatttgcttgtccttagggacacggtgcggCACGgcggtgccaagcaggttacagttagggatgatggggttttgaggatgcaaggtcatatttgtgtgcctaatgtggatggacttcgtgagttgattctagaagagtcCCATAGTTCCCA gatgaagagggatattgtggcatatgtggctcggtgtttgaattgtcagcaggtaatgtacgagcatcagagaccaggtggtttGCTTCAACAAATTGAGAtccttgagtggaagtgggagcgtatcactatggacttcattgttggactcccactgactcagaggaagttcgatgcagtatgggttattgtggataggctaacTAAGTCAGCGTATTTCACTGACTCAGAGATTTACATCCGTGAGATTGTTCGTCTCCATGGTGTGCTCGTGTATATCATTTCTGATTGA